The genomic segment ATCTTCCGGGTCGAGAATCGCTTGGAAGAGTGTCGATAAAGCATGTTTCGCACCAGACGCGACCATGACTTCCGAGCGATCATACGATACCCATAAATCGCGACGTGTCTTCTCGATAATCGCGTCTTTCAACGCAACCGTTCCGCCTGAAGGCGTATACTTTGTATCGCCTGCTTCTGCTGCCGCAAACGCCGCTTGAATGATGAACTCCGGCGTGTTGAAATCCGGTTCACCAGCCCCAAGACCGATGATATCTTGACCGGATGCCCGCAGTTCCTTCGCTTTCGCCGTGATGGCAAGCGTTGTAGAAGGCGTCAATTGTTGTACGCGTTTTGATAACATGTCGCACACTCCTTTTAGTTAATCCGTAGTCGTTTGATGAAAGATCCCTCTTGATACGTATAGTACGAATATTCATAGCCCGTCTCGGTTTCCGCGACGATCTCAATTAAGGCGCGATCTTCGAAACCATATTTCGTGGAAACGATTTTTCCTTGATCTCCACTTTGACGAATGACTTCATCCACCTTAATGCCGTCTTTAACCGGGCGTGTCTCAATCTTACCTTTTGACGGGACGAAAGCGCGTAACGCCTCTCCCTCTTTTTTAATCGAGAAGACGGTATACTGGTCTTTTCCGTTAAAGACATTTTCGAATGTCACGGCGTCCGGGGCCATTTCTTGTGTTAAGCGTTTTTCTGCCCGCTTGACGACTTCTTGTTCTCGTCCCTTTGCTTCACCAACCGTTAACTGGTAGATTCCTGTACCGATTAGCGTAAGCAAAAGAACGACCGAAATCAAACCGATGGCGATTTTCCACTTCATGTGCGGTAGATGGTGAAGACCATCTGCTCCTTGTCTTTCTCATCTAGCGCTAAACCAAACATTAAGTCCTCCGTTTTTAACGTGCGATTCAATAAGTCTACGATTTTGTACGTATCGTCATGGCGATTGACCTTGACCGTTGCGAGTGTCTCGATTTTCGAATCCATCTTATATCCTCCCTCATTTTTCTTAACCTATTATAATGCGATAATGGTTATTTTAATAGACTCAATCCGTATCATTCAAGAACAATTCGAGTTCTGCCGTCAATTCTTGAAGTGGTTTTGATAAAACAGGTACATTTGGCAAACTTGAAACAAAACGTTTTCCGTAACGCGTCGTCTCGATTCGACGGTCAAACACGAACACGACACCACGGTCATTCGTCGTTCGAATCAAACGACCGAACCCTTGTTTAAAACGAATAATCGCTTGCGGTAAGCTGTATTCGAAAAACGAAGATTTACCTTGTTGTTCGATTTGTTCCGATCGTGCCTGAACGATGGGTTGGTCAGGCGGTGCGAATGGTAGACGAACGATGACAAGACAACTTAAGTCGTCACCCGGAACATCGATCCCTTCCCAAAAACTCGCAGTCCCAAAAAGAATGCAGGCATCGAGTTGCTTAAACTGTTTCATCAAGCGCTGCCGGGATCCTTGCGTGATGCCTTGCGACAGCAACGTAAAACGTGCCGGAAGTGCCTGCTTCGTCGCATCATGCGTTTGTCGCAACATGTCATTGGATGTGAACAAAACGAGCATCCGCCCTTCCGTCACTTCAGCGATTTCGATGATTGCTTCCGCAATCGTTTCGGCATATTTCGCAGGTGGGACGTCCTGCAGTAACGGCAAGTCCGTCGGAACCATCAGCCGGACTTTTTCCGCGTACCCGAATGGTGACGGGACAATGAACCGCCGTGTCTCGAGTTCGCTTAAACCAAGCCGCTTTTCAATGAATTGAAACTTATTCGAGACCGTCAACGTGGCGGATGTCAAAATGCTCGTCCGTTTCGAGAAAACATCCCGGTATAAGCGTTCTGAAATATCGATTGGTTGCGTATAAATCCGTGTCAACTTCCGATTTTTTGCAGTCGTCTCAATCCAGGATACTGTTTCATCATGAGGCGCGAGCATCGTCTCAAAAATCGCATTCTCGACATCCTCGATTTGACCGATCACGGATTTGAGATCCGCGACGACGGACCGTTCCCGGTAACTCATGTGTTCGCGTTGATCGTGGAATAATTTATGAATCGCCCGAATCGCTTGTCGTAATCGACGTAAGACCAATTCGACCCGTTTCGCACTTTCCTGAACGGCCCGCATCGAATGATCGAGTCGTTTGAAGCGGACCGTGACACGCCCTTCCCGTCGCTCTTTCCGGGAAGAGAGATCAAGTCCATAGGCTTGGATGATCATCAACAGGTTATCTGCCTCTTCGATTAGCTCCGTCATCGTCTCATCGATCACTTCACTATGCGCTTCGACCATCTCCGTCAAATCAAACTGATCGGAGAGGCTGACGAGACGCGTCAACGATTTTTTATCCGCGGAGAATCCGAGTTGTCTAAAAATCCGGTCGAATGAATGCCCGTCGAAGACGAGTCCGAAATGGTGGCTCGCGACTTCCTCGATTTGATGGGCCTCATCTAAAATCAACGGACAGCCTTTCGGTAAGACACCCGCCTCATACTGAATATCACTAAACAATAAGGCGTGGTTCGTGACGATGATCGTCGCGTCCTTCGCTCTACGGACGGCATGTTGGAAAAAGTCACGGCTAAACCATGGATCGAATCGCCCGAGTTGCGACTGGCTATCCGACTGGATCAACTGTTTGATGGCGATGTTCCCTTGTGCTGCTCCACCAGGAAGACTGACTTCTTCCAAGTCTCCCGTCGTCGTTTCAGTCAACCAAACGAGCAATGTTGCTTTCGCTAACGTAAAATTATACGGTTCTTCTGTTTCATTCAGGAAAAACTCGAATTTACGTAAATCAATATAATTGTTCCGCCCTTTGAGCAATGTAATGTCGACTGGGGCATCGAACAGTTGACGCAACAGCGGTAAATCACGGGCGAACAGTTGCTCTTGCAGTTGAATCGTATGTGTACTGACGATAATCGGCGTCTCGTGTTCAATCGCATAATGTGTCGCCGGAACAAGATAGCCAAGAGATTTTCCGGTACCCGTCCCAGCTTCGACGAGCAATGGTACTTCTTGATCAAGTGATTGATAGACATGGCGCATCATCTCAAGTTGACCGGTTCGTTGTTCATAGCCGTTGAATAGCTTTGGAAAGATTTCTTGATTCAAGTGATCAACGAACGGTCCGAATGGCTGGAGTTCCGACCGGTTCGGCATCAGTTCCGGATCAAGACGTTTTTTCAGCACAATCTTTCGGAACGAATCGAACCGATCGTCTGTCTCGATGCCGACGGCTTGAATCGCAAAATCAATCTCTTCTTCCATCGCGCTGAATAATTTTGGGGCTAAGCGACGCAACTGTTTTAATGTATCGAGCGGTAGCTCGCGAAGTCGACTTAACAGTTCGAGTAATAATTCTGCCGTCGCTTCTGCATCGCTGCCCGCCCGGTGAGCTTCTTGATGCGTCAACTGTAAACTTTCCGTCAAGTGCGATAAGGAGTGACTCTCTGCCGTCGGTAATAGAATCCGTGCCAGTTCGACCGTATCGATGACGGGACCGGTATACGGTAAGTAACCTTCTTCTTCAAGCGCTTCATTTAAAAATGTTAAATCGAATTGGACATTGTGCGCGACAAACACTCCGCCATCTAACATCGAGAGGACGCGCGGTGCAATGACATCAAATGTGTCTGCGTCCCTTACATCTAAATCGGATATTCCTGTCAATTGCGAGATGAACGGCGGAATCGGCTTTTTCGGTCGAACGAAAGCCGACAGACGTTCCGTCACTTGCCCTTGTTCGACGACCGCTACGCCGATTTCAATCATCTCATCTCCAGCTTTAATCGAATGACCTGTCGTCTCTAGGTCGATCACCACATACTTCTTCTCCACGACTTATCTCCACCTTTAACCATCCATCTGTTACGTATCGAACTTCTCATGTTTCATCTTAACAAAAATAGAGACCCGAATGTGTTCCGGGTCTCTGAATTTCATAAGATCGTATGCGCGATTTCTTGAGAAAGCATCTGTTTGATGTTATTTGTTTCATCGAGAACAGCCACCTTTGGCTCGTGGACGAGGATTTCTTCATTCGTCAATTGTGCATATGCCATGATGATGACTTCGTCTCCAACTTGGAAATGGCGAGCGGCCGCACCATTCAAACAAATGACACCAGAGCCACGTTCACCCTTGATCGCATACGTTTCGATCCGGGCACCATTTTGATTGTTCGTCACTTGAACTTTTTCATTTTCAAAGATTCCGACTGCATCAAGCAAATCTTCATCAATCGTGATGGAACCGACGTAATGGAGGTTCGCCTCCGTCACTCGAGCTTTGTGTAGTTTAGCGTGCATGAATGTCCGTAACATAAATCATGCTCCTCTCGTATAAAGTAAATTATCAATCAAGCGTGCTGATTCAAACTGAACCGCGACGGCTAATAAAATCGTTTTCGTTTCTGCTGTAACCGGTCCGAGCGTCGGATAGTCGACCGCTTCGACATAATCAAGCGCTGTTCCCTCAAGATGCAAAGCATCTTTCGTCCGTTCGACGACTTCCTCGACGGCTGTGCCTGCTTCAAGTAACGCGTTTGCTTGCTGTAGAGCTTGTTGCAAACGCGGTGCTTGACTGCGTTCTTGCTCAGACAGATAGACATTTCGTGAGGACTTTGCGAGACCGTCCGCTTCCCGGATAATCGGACACCGTTTAATCTCGACCGGAACGAAATAATCTGCGACATACCCTTCAATCAAAGCTAACTGCTGAGCATCTTTCAGTCCGAAATACGCACGGGTCGGACGCACGATGTTCAACAGTTTACTGACGACCGTCAAGACACCATCGAAATGTCCTGGTCGTGACGCACCACAAAGGACATCGTCGCCTGTTCTGACCATCACGCGTGCCATATCGAGCGGATACATTGTCTCATTCGTCGGATAAAATACATAATCGACCCCTGCTGCACGCGCCAACTGTTGGTCGCGTTGTTCGTCACGTGGATACCGTTCTAAATCTTCATTCGGTCCGAATTGTGTCGGGTTGACGAAGATGCTTAACACAACGATTTCATTTTCGCGGCGTGCTTGTTCAAGCAATGATCCGTGTCCTTCATGTAAAAACCCCATCGTTGGGACAAACCCAATTGAGTCATAGGCTGCTAATTCTTGCCGTAGTTCGTCGATGTCTTGAATGACTTTCATTCTTTACCGCCTCCATAAAGCGAATCGATCAATTCTTCATCCATCGTGAACGTATGTTCAATAGATGGGAATACACCTTGTTTTACTTCTTCGACGTAGCTAGCAATCGCTGCTGTCCCTGACGTATTCCAGTCCGTATACGCTTTAACAAACTTCGGTAGACGTCCAACACCATATGTCAGGATGTCATGGTAGACGAGGACTTGTCCATCGACATCAACGCCGGCACCAATTCCGATGACAGGAATCTGAAGTAATTCGCTGACTCGTTTCGCAAGTTGGTGCGGGACACATTCTAGGACGAGCATCTTCGCACCGGCTTGTTCCGCTGCTAAACTGTCTGCAATCAACTGTTCAGCTGCTGCAAGCGATTTTCCTTGTACTTTAAAACCTTCGAGTACGCCAACGGATTGGGGTGTCAATCCAAGATGTGCGACACAAGGCATCCCTGCGTCCGTCAAGCGACGAATCGTCGTCAAGATGTCGCCTGCACCTTCAAGTTTCAAGGCATCAGCCTGACTTTCTTGAAAAATACGTGCCGCAGCATCAAGCGTCCGGTCGAACGAACCGTGGTAACTTGCGAACGGCATGTCAACGACCATGAACGTCTTCGGTGCCCCACGCCGAACAGCTCGTGCGTGATGAATCATGTCCTCAACCGTCACGGCAATCGTCGAATCATATCCTAAAATTACGTTTCCAAGCGAATCACCGACGAGTAAGAGATCGACGGCTCCTGCTTCTGCTAATTTCGCTGACGGATAATCATACGCCGTCAACATAACAAGTTTTTCTCCTGTTGCTTGCTTTTTTAATAAAGGTGTCATTGTGTGCATGTGTGTTCTCTCCTTCGTTAGTGTAGAGAGGACAAAAGGAAACGCCTTCCTTCCTAAAAATACCCATAGGAAAGAAGGCGTGAATAAGTGCAACATCGTCCTTCTGTCCCTGTCCGAAATAGGATCAAGGCAGGTCGTACTAGCGATAAAAAAAGTTTTCTACCGGTATGACTCCTAACGGCTATCATCCTTCGCCTTATTATACATGATTCAAATTGGCAACTGCAAACGTCGGGATTTTAGTTTTCTGCCCAGTAGACGAGTTCCGCCGAATGGAATGCTTCCATTCCTTGGTCCGTTTCGACCATCAGCGTTCCATCGGCACGAATTCCGCGCAAATAACCAGACAAGGTTTGTTGACGCGAGCGTAGTGTAACGGGTTGATTGAGC from the Exiguobacterium oxidotolerans JCM 12280 genome contains:
- a CDS encoding YpmA family protein codes for the protein MDSKIETLATVKVNRHDDTYKIVDLLNRTLKTEDLMFGLALDEKDKEQMVFTIYRT
- the dinG gene encoding ATP-dependent DNA helicase DinG, which produces MEKKYVVIDLETTGHSIKAGDEMIEIGVAVVEQGQVTERLSAFVRPKKPIPPFISQLTGISDLDVRDADTFDVIAPRVLSMLDGGVFVAHNVQFDLTFLNEALEEEGYLPYTGPVIDTVELARILLPTAESHSLSHLTESLQLTHQEAHRAGSDAEATAELLLELLSRLRELPLDTLKQLRRLAPKLFSAMEEEIDFAIQAVGIETDDRFDSFRKIVLKKRLDPELMPNRSELQPFGPFVDHLNQEIFPKLFNGYEQRTGQLEMMRHVYQSLDQEVPLLVEAGTGTGKSLGYLVPATHYAIEHETPIIVSTHTIQLQEQLFARDLPLLRQLFDAPVDITLLKGRNNYIDLRKFEFFLNETEEPYNFTLAKATLLVWLTETTTGDLEEVSLPGGAAQGNIAIKQLIQSDSQSQLGRFDPWFSRDFFQHAVRRAKDATIIVTNHALLFSDIQYEAGVLPKGCPLILDEAHQIEEVASHHFGLVFDGHSFDRIFRQLGFSADKKSLTRLVSLSDQFDLTEMVEAHSEVIDETMTELIEEADNLLMIIQAYGLDLSSRKERREGRVTVRFKRLDHSMRAVQESAKRVELVLRRLRQAIRAIHKLFHDQREHMSYRERSVVADLKSVIGQIEDVENAIFETMLAPHDETVSWIETTAKNRKLTRIYTQPIDISERLYRDVFSKRTSILTSATLTVSNKFQFIEKRLGLSELETRRFIVPSPFGYAEKVRLMVPTDLPLLQDVPPAKYAETIAEAIIEIAEVTEGRMLVLFTSNDMLRQTHDATKQALPARFTLLSQGITQGSRQRLMKQFKQLDACILFGTASFWEGIDVPGDDLSCLVIVRLPFAPPDQPIVQARSEQIEQQGKSSFFEYSLPQAIIRFKQGFGRLIRTTNDRGVVFVFDRRIETTRYGKRFVSSLPNVPVLSKPLQELTAELELFLNDTD
- the panD gene encoding aspartate 1-decarboxylase — encoded protein: MLRTFMHAKLHKARVTEANLHYVGSITIDEDLLDAVGIFENEKVQVTNNQNGARIETYAIKGERGSGVICLNGAAARHFQVGDEVIIMAYAQLTNEEILVHEPKVAVLDETNNIKQMLSQEIAHTIL
- the panC gene encoding pantoate--beta-alanine ligase, with product MKVIQDIDELRQELAAYDSIGFVPTMGFLHEGHGSLLEQARRENEIVVLSIFVNPTQFGPNEDLERYPRDEQRDQQLARAAGVDYVFYPTNETMYPLDMARVMVRTGDDVLCGASRPGHFDGVLTVVSKLLNIVRPTRAYFGLKDAQQLALIEGYVADYFVPVEIKRCPIIREADGLAKSSRNVYLSEQERSQAPRLQQALQQANALLEAGTAVEEVVERTKDALHLEGTALDYVEAVDYPTLGPVTAETKTILLAVAVQFESARLIDNLLYTRGA
- the panB gene encoding 3-methyl-2-oxobutanoate hydroxymethyltransferase yields the protein MHTMTPLLKKQATGEKLVMLTAYDYPSAKLAEAGAVDLLLVGDSLGNVILGYDSTIAVTVEDMIHHARAVRRGAPKTFMVVDMPFASYHGSFDRTLDAAARIFQESQADALKLEGAGDILTTIRRLTDAGMPCVAHLGLTPQSVGVLEGFKVQGKSLAAAEQLIADSLAAEQAGAKMLVLECVPHQLAKRVSELLQIPVIGIGAGVDVDGQVLVYHDILTYGVGRLPKFVKAYTDWNTSGTAAIASYVEEVKQGVFPSIEHTFTMDEELIDSLYGGGKE